In Fusarium falciforme chromosome 9, complete sequence, the sequence CTGCTGCAACGCCAGTACCTGTACGTACCCCTCCACCACGGATTAGCCCCGGTTTCGCCGAATGGTGCATCTTTTTCCAATTGCACGTCAGGTCCGAGATCGAGGCATGCGACTGTGATACCCACGACAAGCCGTCACAATGGTACGTTTCGGCCAATTGCCTCTTAGATGACAGTGGCAGATACTAACAACTCATCCAGGTTTTCATTCTAGGCGTCAACTTCGGCGAGCAGAAGCTGGTCAAGGTAAGTCTCTAGCCTACATCCCGCGATCCGACGACCTTAGTTCTCACACCAACGTCTCTCCCCTGAATAGAAAGCCCTCGAGTCGTTTTACGCTCTTGGGCCCACGACCTCTGCTcgcatcatggccaagtACTCCATCCACAAGCTCGCCAAGGTGGGCTCCCTCGCACCGAGGACCGTCACCTCCCTCACGGCCGAGTTATCACAAATGACCATCGAAACCGACGCCCGACGACTGGTGCAGGAGAACATTCGACGACTAAAGGATATGGGCTCGTACCGTGGTAGACGTCACGCAATGGGTCTGCCTGTGCGTGgccagaggacgaggacacaGACGACAACGGCCAACAGACTTAACAGAGTCGAGCGGAGGGGTTAAGCATTTCACCTGCAGATTGGCCGATTTTGTCATGACCTGCATGGTCACTTGGAGTTTGATTAAGAGGTGGACTGTCGACGCGATGAGGACCTATCTCGGCGCATTTGGAAAGGCCATCAATGGGAAAGTCAACCTCCAGAAGGAAGTCCGAGCAAGAACATCTCCTTGCTGTACAAGACTTGTATATACAGTGTACGATCAGATGAAATGAGACCCTAAATCGCCATGTTTTGGGCGCTACAAGTACTCTACACTGTCTCAAAAGTAGCCTCGAGCACGTTTGAAAACCTCAGTTCGGGCAGGACATCCTCCAGAGGCAGTTCTCCGTTGGACTGCAGGCAAGCAGCGACCTCGTCCACTTCCTTCCACACTCGCAAGAGATTACCACCGACAACCTTGGAAGCATCGACATTGCTGACACCCAGCTTCAGAAGCTCAGCGATAAGATCGGGATACTTGGTCACGTCCTCCAGACCCCGGGGCACGCTCGGGATGCCATCAAAGTCAGTACCGATGCCGACGTGATCGAAGCCAATGAGGTTTCCGATATAGAAGATGTGCTGAGCTGCGTGTTCAATGGTTGAGTTCTGAGGGAAGAAGTTGGGCAGTCCATTGGGGTTGTCGCTCTCGACGCAGGAAATGAAATCAGGGGCAATGTTGACCATGACAAGGGAGTTGCGCTTCTTGACGAGTTCAAGGACGTTGTCCTTGACGTTACGTGGATGAGGGCAGATACTCCATGCAGAGCTGTGGGAGAAGATCACAGGGGCTTCGGAACCAGCCCAGTCATCGCCGTTGCCCAGAACATCCAGCATTGTATCCTCACTAGCAGTGACTAATTAGAATAGCACTTATGATTTCGGAAAAGGGTAAACCAACCTGACGTGGGAGATGTCCACAATCATGCCGATACGGTTCATCTCGTGAATAAGACGGCGTCCCAGAGGACTCACACCTCCCCACAAGGGCTCAGCCTTGCGTGTAGGGTTCTCCAGAATGGCGGCATCGGCGAACTTATTGTGGCAGTTGTGAGTCAAGGTGGCGTAGCGCACGCCGAGCTCATGAAACTTGCGAAGGTTGGCCGCCGAGTTGCCAATCTGATGCAAACCTTCGATGCCGAGGGGTGAGATCAGTTTACCCTGTTTGAAGGCCTCGTACGCATTGGAGCTGTCAACCTTCTGAGAGAAATGGTCAGGATAGGCTGCCTGCAGCCTTGTCATGACATCAATCTGGTCTAGGGTGAACTGAACGCCTATGAGACAATTAGCATTTAGGAATCAGCGTGGACAATCAAACTTACTGGAGGCGTAGTTCTCATCAGAAAAGTCGGAGCCGTTCTCTGGGCAAGGAGCGAAGAGACTCCAGAAGGCACCGCCACTCTGGCCCTGGCGAAGACGATGCAGGTCTACATGCCCAGGGAGGCCGCCTTCCACAAAGGGCTGAGTGAAGTTCTCCTCGTAGATGCGGTTACCATAGAAGTAGCGTATCAACATGGGAAAGTCGACATGCCCATCTGGACGGGTTTCTGTTAGCAACCACAATTCTCATCATGGATCTTTGCTTGGCGGGCGCTCGTAGCATTTGGTGTTTGTTCCTTACCAATCAATGGCGTAGTGGTGAGAATATGTCGAGCCCGCTCCTCAGGCGTTCTAAGGCCGTTACCATAGCGAGGAACTCCGCCGTAACGATTACTGACTGGCCGATGCAATAAACTGAGCCCAAGAAGTGCTAGGAAAATAGCCAGTATAGCTTTCCGCGGCGTCAACTTTGGTGTCGCAGGAGGCTCATGATGCTGATGGTTGTGAAGCTGCTGGAGCAATCCTCCCTTGACCGGCCTGCTCGGACCCCTTGTTCGAgatggtcttgtcttgtTAAAAGGAAGGAGCGGTTCTTGCCGACCCATAATGAAGGTGAAAGAGTAAATGAAAATGAAGAAATACGCAAAGGATAGACGATAGTGGGAGATGAATGATATGGTAGATGGAGTTGTCGTGTGTTTAATCTGGAGTCTTGAACGATAATAGATACGAGACAGGGATGAGACGGAACACGCTGACAAATGTGTGCAACTCGATCCAAAGTCCGCCTTTACTGATGGCGATACTTGATATCACTCTTCAGCAGAGATAGATCTCGAAATATCGCTTGAGAATATGTGATCTTACTCCTAATAGCATAGGTTGCTCATACACGTTCTCTCGGAGGCTGGTTAAGACTGACGAGTTGGACTGCCTATCTCCACAGTGCAACTCGCCCTCTCGCACTTGCGGACTTTCAGAGGAGCCTCTCAGGGGTTGCCACCAGCCACCAGCCACCTTGCACAAAGTTTTGTGCACAGCCCGAGCTCCTTCCAAACGGAGCCGAAAACGGAGGGAATGGCCTAGGTAGCCATTGCCTGACGCTCACCGTTTTGGCGGAAATATCGAGTCTTCATTCCGACAGGGAGTCAGCTCATTTTGGCGGGGTACTGAAGGACACGGACGCGGTCAGACCTCCAGCCTCTTCCCCAAATTCTAAACCGACTGCGCAGTTCATCATGGCGGCTCTATCAATTGAAGCCACCAGCCACAGACAGTCATAGGGAGGCATGGAGAGCAGTGGATCGATGGCCAATTCAGCCACAGGCTATGAGGATTATGATGAGAATTA encodes:
- a CDS encoding Dipeptidase → MGRQEPLLPFNKTRPSRTRGPSRPVKGGLLQQLHNHQHHEPPATPKLTPRKAILAIFLALLGLSLLHRPVSNRYGGVPRYGNGLRTPEERARHILTTTPLIDGHVDFPMLIRYFYGNRIYEENFTQPFVEGGLPGHVDLHRLRQGQSGGAFWSLFAPCPENGSDFSDENYASSVQFTLDQIDVMTRLQAAYPDHFSQKVDSSNAYEAFKQGKLISPLGIEGLHQIGNSAANLRKFHELGVRYATLTHNCHNKFADAAILENPTRKAEPLWGGVSPLGRRLIHEMNRIGMIVDISHVSEDTMLDVLGNGDDWAGSEAPVIFSHSSAWSICPHPRNVKDNVLELVKKRNSLVMVNIAPDFISCVESDNPNGLPNFFPQNSTIEHAAQHIFYIGNLIGFDHVGIGTDFDGIPSVPRGLEDVTKYPDLIAELLKLGVSNVDASKVVGGNLLRVWKEVDEVAACLQSNGELPLEDVLPELRFSNVLEATFETV